In one Pseudomonas sp. SCA2728.1_7 genomic region, the following are encoded:
- the gcbA gene encoding diguanylate cyclase GcbA, with the protein MTEPEDPSRERLKHHFAQRVIHQARQILEIWQRLQRSEWSTVDLAELSEANLRLLRFAERFEQPEHTQLARHISQSLEAVDANRGRLSSGLITDLNRLMQRLSRTGLRHGDQLDQTFLPPLRKPIYVMLQDHDRAERLAKQLEFFGLSAQALDSVSAFRSSMVERLPAAIVMDVDFSGAGIGLKLAAEAQVGLEEPLPLLFFSLHETDTPTRLAAVRAGGQEFLTGTLEASSLLEKIEVLTCVAQYEPYKVLIIDDSRAQALHTERLLNSAGIVTRTLIEPIQAMAELADFQPDLIILDMYMPACTGTELAKVIRHNDRYVSVPIIYLSAEDDLDKQLDAMSEGGDDFLTKPIKPRHLITTVRNRAARARNLKARMVRDSLTGLYNHTHILQLLEDCSFRARRENKPLSFAMLDIDHFKRVNDSHGHPMGDRVIKSLALFLKQRLRKTDFIGRYGGEEFAIVMPDTDIEAAHKVLDEIRQRFAEIHYPAQPQDLWCTFSAGVVEMHDDCDSLMMASQADEALYRAKGAGRNRVQTARESKQSATFSSDSTDSVITL; encoded by the coding sequence ATGACCGAGCCAGAAGACCCCAGCCGTGAGCGTCTCAAGCACCACTTTGCCCAGCGGGTAATTCATCAGGCACGTCAGATTCTTGAGATATGGCAGCGCCTGCAACGCAGTGAGTGGTCCACTGTCGACCTCGCCGAACTGAGCGAGGCCAACCTGCGCCTGCTGCGTTTTGCCGAGCGCTTCGAACAGCCGGAACACACTCAACTCGCGCGCCACATCAGCCAGTCGCTGGAAGCGGTAGACGCCAACCGCGGCCGCCTCAGCAGTGGCCTGATCACTGACCTCAATCGCTTGATGCAGCGCTTGTCGCGCACCGGCCTGCGCCATGGCGATCAGCTCGACCAGACCTTCCTGCCGCCACTGCGCAAACCGATCTACGTGATGCTGCAGGATCACGACCGCGCCGAACGGCTGGCCAAACAACTTGAATTCTTCGGTCTGAGCGCACAGGCGCTGGACAGTGTTTCGGCCTTTCGCTCCTCGATGGTCGAGCGCCTGCCGGCAGCTATCGTCATGGACGTGGATTTCAGCGGCGCCGGCATCGGCCTGAAACTCGCCGCCGAAGCCCAGGTCGGGCTCGAGGAGCCACTGCCGCTGCTGTTCTTCAGCCTGCATGAAACCGACACGCCGACCCGTCTCGCGGCGGTGCGTGCCGGTGGCCAGGAATTTCTCACCGGCACCCTCGAAGCGTCGAGCCTGCTGGAAAAGATCGAAGTCCTCACCTGCGTCGCGCAGTACGAGCCTTATAAAGTGTTGATCATCGACGACTCGCGTGCGCAGGCATTGCACACCGAGCGCCTGCTCAACAGCGCCGGCATCGTCACCCGCACCTTGATCGAACCGATTCAGGCGATGGCCGAACTGGCGGATTTCCAGCCCGACCTGATCATCCTCGACATGTACATGCCGGCCTGCACCGGTACCGAACTGGCCAAGGTGATCCGCCACAACGACCGCTATGTCAGCGTGCCGATCATTTACCTGTCGGCCGAAGACGATCTGGACAAGCAGCTCGACGCCATGAGCGAGGGCGGCGATGACTTCCTGACCAAACCGATCAAGCCGCGTCACCTGATCACCACCGTGCGCAACCGCGCCGCCCGCGCACGCAATCTCAAGGCACGGATGGTCCGCGACAGCCTCACCGGTCTGTACAACCACACGCACATTCTGCAATTGCTCGAAGACTGCTCGTTCCGCGCCCGCCGCGAGAACAAGCCGCTGAGCTTTGCCATGCTCGACATCGACCACTTCAAACGGGTCAACGACAGCCACGGCCACCCAATGGGCGACCGGGTGATCAAAAGCCTGGCGTTGTTTCTCAAACAGCGTTTGCGCAAAACCGACTTCATCGGCCGCTACGGCGGTGAAGAGTTCGCCATCGTCATGCCCGACACCGATATAGAAGCCGCGCATAAAGTGCTCGACGAAATCCGCCAGCGTTTCGCCGAAATCCATTACCCGGCGCAGCCGCAGGATTTGTGGTGCACCTTCAGTGCCGGCGTGGTGGAAATGCACGACGACTGCGACAGCCTGATGATGGCCAGCCAGGCCGATGAGGCGCTGTACCGCGCCAAGGGTGCCGGGCGCAATCGCGTGCAGACTGCGCGCGAGTCAAAGCAAAGTGCCACTTTTTCATCGGATTCCACTGATTCGGTCATAACCCTGTAA
- a CDS encoding methyl-accepting chemotaxis protein, translating into MRLKLLTNLNTLLLVAVCLALGATLWWSQKALERPYLLMERYLGLSQQFQNEVARNVEDYLGSGDALRLSSAGQAIDGLREDLGELPPALADTLRPSLTGLEEFSKTDLLAAGKLAGDPQALLLQAERELSASLDQLSTYANGNAAYLAPLLAAAQHLGKLSLARDKLVSSGRSELAADVEREVTNIRSQAQVIDALPLLGVVAKSESGSDDFAAMMGIENTEKTVAQDAGVGLKRELNSLLGRYPAELERTRDQIQKRTDLSTATHQKIAAVQQAIAGLEPVVRAQHGQIQGEVRLMQGVMIGLILLIALLIDTLQRRLARTLTNLAPALSTWAEGDFSRDIHLGKTNRELHDIEASLNRLRAYLVDLVGTIRGNAEQVAGSSRTLAELSNDLHSGAEHQAGDTALIRDSLGELEATIQQVAGDAQQAADASRHAGLAVEHGQTVIGQSLTGLHALVGEVQGNAQMIEHLAEESATIGGVLTVIRSIADQTNLLALNAAIEAARAGEMGRGFAVVAEEVRSLAQRTAGATAEIQTLIAGLQTAARQSVEGMRAQVEHAEATANQAQAADGALDKIVGAIQTISDTAIRIADVTAQQSGAVSEIRDHSERIHQLGGDNLVRIGRGREQGENLLVLGGQLHTAVQAFRV; encoded by the coding sequence ATGCGCCTGAAGTTGCTCACCAATCTCAATACGCTGCTGCTGGTCGCCGTGTGCCTCGCACTCGGCGCCACGCTGTGGTGGTCACAAAAAGCCCTCGAACGCCCGTATCTGTTGATGGAGCGGTATCTGGGGTTGTCGCAGCAATTTCAAAACGAGGTGGCGCGCAACGTCGAGGACTACCTCGGCAGTGGCGATGCCCTGCGCCTGAGCAGCGCCGGCCAGGCCATCGACGGTTTGCGCGAAGACCTCGGTGAATTGCCCCCGGCGCTGGCCGACACCCTGCGCCCGAGCTTGACGGGGCTGGAAGAATTCAGCAAAACCGACCTGCTCGCGGCCGGCAAACTGGCCGGTGATCCGCAGGCCTTGCTGTTGCAGGCCGAGCGCGAATTGAGCGCCAGCCTCGATCAGCTCAGCACTTACGCCAACGGTAACGCGGCTTATCTGGCACCGCTGCTCGCCGCTGCGCAGCACTTGGGCAAACTGTCGCTGGCGCGGGACAAACTGGTCAGCAGCGGGCGCAGTGAGCTAGCCGCCGATGTTGAGCGCGAAGTCACCAATATCCGCTCGCAGGCTCAAGTGATTGATGCCCTGCCCTTGCTCGGCGTTGTGGCCAAGAGTGAATCGGGCAGCGACGATTTCGCGGCGATGATGGGCATCGAAAACACGGAAAAAACTGTCGCGCAAGATGCTGGCGTCGGCCTCAAGCGCGAACTCAACAGCTTGCTCGGACGTTATCCGGCGGAGCTTGAGCGCACCCGCGATCAGATTCAGAAACGCACCGACCTGAGCACTGCCACTCACCAGAAAATCGCCGCCGTACAGCAAGCCATCGCCGGGCTTGAGCCGGTGGTGCGCGCCCAGCACGGACAGATTCAGGGCGAAGTGCGACTGATGCAGGGCGTGATGATCGGTTTGATTCTGCTGATCGCGCTATTGATCGACACCTTGCAACGCCGACTGGCCCGTACGCTGACCAATCTCGCGCCTGCGCTGTCGACCTGGGCAGAAGGCGATTTCAGCCGCGATATTCACCTGGGCAAAACCAACCGTGAACTGCACGACATCGAAGCCTCTTTGAATCGCTTGCGCGCCTATCTGGTGGATCTGGTCGGGACCATTCGCGGCAATGCCGAACAAGTCGCGGGCAGCAGCCGTACCCTCGCCGAGCTGAGCAACGACTTGCACAGCGGCGCCGAACATCAGGCTGGCGACACCGCGCTGATCCGTGATTCCCTCGGCGAACTTGAAGCGACAATCCAGCAAGTGGCCGGTGACGCACAGCAGGCAGCGGATGCCAGCCGCCATGCCGGACTGGCCGTCGAGCATGGGCAGACGGTCATTGGCCAAAGCCTCACCGGCCTGCACGCGTTGGTCGGTGAAGTACAAGGCAACGCGCAGATGATCGAACACCTGGCCGAGGAGTCGGCGACCATTGGTGGCGTATTGACGGTGATTCGCTCGATTGCCGATCAAACCAACCTGCTGGCGCTGAACGCGGCGATCGAAGCGGCGCGTGCCGGGGAAATGGGTCGGGGTTTCGCCGTAGTGGCCGAAGAAGTGCGCTCACTGGCACAACGCACCGCAGGCGCGACAGCCGAGATTCAGACGCTGATCGCCGGCCTGCAAACCGCTGCTCGTCAATCGGTCGAAGGCATGCGCGCGCAGGTCGAACACGCCGAAGCCACCGCCAATCAGGCGCAAGCGGCGGACGGTGCGCTGGATAAAATCGTCGGCGCGATCCAGACCATTTCCGACACGGCGATCCGCATCGCCGATGTCACTGCGCAACAGAGTGGCGCGGTCAGCGAGATCCGCGATCACAGTGAGCGGATTCATCAGTTGGGCGGGGATAATCTGGTGCGTATCGGTCGTGGGCGTGAGCAGGGGGAGAATCTGCTGGTATTGGGCGGGCAATTGCATACAGCTGTTCAGGCATTTCGCGTCTGA
- the aroQ gene encoding type II 3-dehydroquinate dehydratase: MATLLVLHGPNLNLLGTREPGTYGSTTLAQINQDLERRAREAGHHLLYLQSNAEYELIDRIHAARGEGVDFILINPAAFTHTSVALRDALLGVSIPFIEVHLSNVHKREPFRHHSYFSDVAVGVICGLGASGYRLALEAALEQLETQATT; the protein is encoded by the coding sequence ATGGCAACCCTACTGGTGCTGCACGGCCCCAACCTGAACCTGCTCGGCACCCGCGAACCCGGCACTTACGGTTCAACGACCCTGGCGCAGATCAATCAGGATCTGGAGCGCCGCGCCCGTGAAGCCGGCCATCATCTGCTGTATCTGCAAAGCAATGCCGAGTACGAATTGATCGACCGCATCCACGCCGCGCGCGGCGAAGGCGTCGATTTCATTCTGATCAATCCAGCAGCTTTTACGCACACAAGTGTCGCATTACGTGACGCGTTGCTGGGAGTGAGCATCCCATTCATCGAAGTGCATTTGTCCAACGTGCACAAACGCGAACCTTTCCGCCATCACTCTTACTTCTCCGACGTAGCGGTGGGAGTGATCTGCGGCCTTGGCGCCAGCGGTTACCGACTGGCCCTGGAGGCTGCACTAGAACAGCTTGAAACACAGGCAACGACTTGA
- the accB gene encoding acetyl-CoA carboxylase biotin carboxyl carrier protein has protein sequence MDIRKVKKLIELLEESGIDELEIKEGEESVRISRHSKTPAQQYYAPAPMQAPVAAPAAAAPVAAAAPVAAAAPALNGTVARSPMVGTFYRKSSPTSPSFVEVGQTVKKGDTLCIVEAMKMMNHIEAETSGVIESILVEDGQPVEYDQPLFTIV, from the coding sequence ATGGATATCCGTAAAGTTAAGAAACTGATCGAATTGCTGGAAGAGTCCGGCATCGACGAGCTCGAGATCAAGGAAGGCGAAGAGTCCGTACGCATCAGCCGTCACAGCAAGACCCCGGCTCAGCAGTACTACGCACCGGCGCCGATGCAAGCACCGGTCGCTGCACCTGCCGCTGCTGCTCCGGTTGCTGCTGCAGCCCCGGTTGCCGCTGCTGCCCCAGCGCTGAACGGCACTGTTGCCCGTTCGCCGATGGTCGGCACCTTCTACCGTAAATCTTCGCCAACCTCGCCGTCCTTCGTTGAAGTTGGCCAGACCGTGAAGAAAGGCGACACTCTGTGCATCGTCGAAGCCATGAAGATGATGAACCACATCGAAGCTGAAACCAGCGGTGTGATCGAGTCCATCCTCGTCGAAGACGGCCAGCCGGTTGAGTACGACCAACCGCTGTTCACCATCGTTTGA
- the accC gene encoding acetyl-CoA carboxylase biotin carboxylase subunit produces MTAKLEKVLIANRGEIALRILRACKEMGIKTVAVYSKADKELMHLGLADESVCIGPASAAHSYLHIPAIIAAAEVTGATAIHPGYGFLAENADFAEQVENSGFAFIGPKADTIRLMGDKVSAKHAMIEAGVPTVPGSDGPLPEDEETALRIGREVGYPVIIKAAGGGGGRGMRVVHKEEDLIAFAKLTRTEAGAAFGNPMVYLEKFLTNPRHVEVQVLSDGQGHAIHLGDRDCSLQRRHQKVLEEAPAPGIDEKAREEVLARCVKACIDIGYRGAGTFEFLYENGRFYFIEMNTRVQVEHPVSEMVTGIDIVKEMLSIAAGNKLSFTQDDVVIRGHSLECRINAEDPKTFMPSPGTVKHFHAPGGNGVRVDSHLYSGYAVPPNYDSLIGKLITYGATRDEAMARMRNALDEIVVDGIKTNIPLHRDLVRDEGFCKGGVNIHYLEHKLAGEKH; encoded by the coding sequence ATGACTGCGAAGTTGGAAAAAGTTCTGATCGCTAACCGCGGTGAGATCGCCCTGCGGATTCTGCGTGCCTGCAAAGAGATGGGCATCAAGACCGTCGCCGTTTACTCCAAGGCCGACAAAGAGCTGATGCACCTGGGTCTGGCAGACGAATCCGTCTGCATCGGCCCGGCTTCTGCCGCGCACTCTTACCTGCACATCCCGGCCATCATCGCGGCTGCTGAAGTGACTGGCGCTACCGCCATTCACCCAGGCTACGGTTTCCTCGCGGAAAACGCCGATTTTGCCGAGCAGGTCGAGAACTCCGGCTTCGCCTTCATCGGCCCGAAAGCCGACACCATTCGCCTGATGGGCGACAAGGTCTCGGCCAAGCACGCGATGATCGAAGCGGGCGTACCGACCGTTCCAGGTTCTGACGGCCCGTTGCCGGAAGACGAAGAAACGGCGCTGCGCATCGGTCGCGAAGTCGGCTACCCGGTGATCATCAAAGCCGCTGGCGGCGGCGGTGGTCGCGGCATGCGCGTGGTGCACAAGGAAGAAGACCTGATCGCCTTCGCCAAACTGACCCGCACCGAAGCTGGCGCGGCGTTCGGCAACCCGATGGTCTATCTGGAAAAATTCCTGACCAATCCACGTCACGTGGAAGTGCAGGTTCTGTCCGACGGCCAGGGTCATGCGATCCATCTGGGCGACCGCGATTGCTCGCTGCAACGTCGTCACCAGAAAGTTCTCGAAGAAGCGCCGGCACCGGGCATCGACGAGAAGGCTCGCGAAGAAGTACTGGCTCGCTGCGTCAAGGCGTGCATCGACATCGGTTACCGCGGCGCCGGCACTTTCGAGTTCCTGTACGAGAACGGTCGTTTCTACTTCATCGAAATGAACACCCGTGTTCAGGTGGAGCACCCGGTTTCGGAAATGGTCACCGGTATCGACATCGTCAAGGAGATGCTCAGCATCGCCGCTGGCAACAAACTGTCGTTCACGCAGGATGATGTGGTGATCCGTGGTCACTCGCTGGAATGCCGGATCAACGCTGAAGACCCGAAAACCTTCATGCCGAGCCCGGGTACGGTCAAGCATTTCCACGCTCCAGGCGGCAACGGCGTTCGCGTCGACTCGCACCTGTACAGTGGCTATGCCGTGCCACCGAACTACGACTCGCTGATCGGCAAGCTGATCACTTACGGCGCGACCCGCGACGAAGCCATGGCCCGCATGCGCAATGCCCTGGACGAAATCGTGGTGGACGGGATCAAGACCAACATCCCGCTGCACCGTGATCTGGTTCGCGACGAAGGCTTCTGCAAGGGTGGTGTGAACATTCACTACCTCGAGCACAAGCTGGCTGGCGAGAAGCACTAA
- the prmA gene encoding 50S ribosomal protein L11 methyltransferase produces MPWLQVRLAISPEQAETYEDAFLEVGAVSVTFMDAEDQPIFEPELNTTPLWPHTHLLALFEGGTEPAPVLAHLELLTGSPLPEHHSEVIEDQDWERSWMDGFEPMRFGQRLWIVPSWHAAPEPDAVNLLLDPGLAFGTGTHPTTALCLEWLDGQDLKDCNVLDFGCGSGILAIAALLLGAKEAVGTDIDVQALEASRDNAGRNNIAEALFPLYLPEDLPQVQADVLVANILAGPLVSLAPQLSSLVKSGGRLALSGILAEQGDEVAAAYAQDFDLDPIANRDGWVRITGRRR; encoded by the coding sequence ATGCCTTGGCTGCAAGTACGTCTCGCCATCAGCCCGGAACAAGCCGAAACCTACGAAGACGCTTTCCTTGAAGTGGGCGCCGTGTCGGTGACCTTCATGGACGCTGAAGATCAGCCAATCTTCGAGCCGGAACTCAACACCACCCCGCTGTGGCCACACACGCACCTGCTGGCGCTGTTCGAAGGCGGCACCGAACCGGCACCGGTTCTGGCCCATCTGGAACTGCTGACCGGCAGCCCGCTGCCTGAGCATCACAGCGAAGTCATCGAAGATCAGGACTGGGAACGCAGCTGGATGGACGGTTTTGAGCCGATGCGTTTCGGCCAGCGCCTGTGGATCGTGCCGAGCTGGCACGCCGCGCCGGAACCTGATGCGGTCAACTTGCTGCTGGATCCGGGCCTGGCCTTCGGTACCGGCACCCACCCGACCACCGCCCTGTGCCTGGAATGGCTCGACGGTCAGGATCTGAAAGACTGCAACGTGCTGGATTTCGGCTGCGGCTCGGGGATTCTGGCGATTGCAGCCCTGCTGCTCGGTGCGAAAGAAGCGGTCGGCACCGACATCGACGTGCAGGCGCTGGAAGCCTCGCGCGACAACGCCGGGCGCAACAACATCGCTGAAGCACTGTTCCCGCTGTACCTGCCGGAAGATCTGCCGCAGGTTCAAGCCGATGTGCTGGTCGCCAATATTCTCGCCGGCCCGCTGGTTTCGCTGGCGCCGCAACTCTCCAGCCTGGTGAAATCCGGTGGCCGTCTGGCGCTGTCGGGCATCCTCGCCGAACAGGGTGACGAAGTGGCTGCTGCTTACGCTCAGGACTTCGACCTCGACCCGATCGCTAATCGCGATGGCTGGGTGCGCATCACCGGCCGTCGGCGCTAA
- a CDS encoding DUF3426 domain-containing protein, translating to MTDSFVTQCPHCQTSFRVSHAQLSVARGVVRCGSCLQVFNAAKQLLEQHAGKDAVTPVAPPMVALPDEAPSAFEPPPTIEQPEPRAISQKQWSASALDLDSLDLDEELARLEQREIQPATELGRAREDSLSARRDSPEPDDAAWPGSLFSEPADERLPEPDDEPPIDDIETVKSERTEPSLSLEPVDLDDEPAIPHLRLHDPIDPNARRERLSANDKPDDDDLPSIEPLRKKRERAEPGVRAEVLQDLTDDPLQLDWQKRRSPWGRRLLWLVLVLLAAGGLAAQYISYHFDELARQDQYRPWFQQICPQIGCTVPSKVDIARIKSSNLVVRSHPEFNGALVVDAIIYNRATFSQPFPLLELRFADLNGHLIASRRFKPGEYLRGDLEGLAEMPPQTPIHIALDILDPGPKAVNYSLSFHSPE from the coding sequence ATGACCGACAGTTTCGTCACCCAGTGCCCGCATTGCCAAACCAGTTTCCGTGTCAGCCATGCTCAATTGAGCGTGGCCCGCGGGGTGGTTCGCTGCGGCTCCTGCCTGCAAGTGTTCAACGCGGCCAAACAGCTGCTGGAACAACACGCCGGCAAGGACGCGGTGACGCCGGTTGCGCCGCCCATGGTTGCGCTGCCGGACGAAGCGCCGTCGGCTTTCGAGCCACCGCCCACCATCGAGCAGCCCGAGCCGCGCGCCATCAGCCAAAAGCAGTGGAGCGCCTCGGCGCTTGATCTCGACAGCCTCGATCTGGACGAAGAGCTCGCACGTCTCGAACAACGGGAAATCCAGCCCGCCACCGAACTCGGACGCGCGCGCGAAGACTCCCTGAGTGCCCGTCGCGACAGCCCGGAGCCGGATGACGCGGCATGGCCAGGCAGTCTGTTCAGCGAACCTGCCGACGAGCGGCTGCCTGAGCCGGACGACGAGCCGCCGATCGACGACATTGAAACGGTCAAATCCGAGCGCACCGAGCCTTCGCTGTCGCTGGAACCGGTGGATCTGGATGACGAGCCAGCGATCCCGCACCTGCGCCTGCACGACCCGATCGACCCCAATGCCCGCCGCGAACGCTTGTCGGCCAATGACAAACCCGATGACGACGATTTGCCATCGATTGAGCCGCTGCGCAAAAAGCGCGAGCGCGCAGAACCCGGCGTACGCGCCGAAGTTCTGCAGGACCTGACCGACGACCCGCTGCAACTGGACTGGCAGAAACGCCGCTCGCCGTGGGGTCGTCGCTTGCTTTGGCTGGTGCTGGTCTTGCTGGCGGCAGGTGGGCTGGCTGCGCAGTACATCTCTTATCACTTCGATGAACTGGCCCGACAGGATCAATACCGCCCGTGGTTCCAGCAAATCTGCCCGCAGATCGGCTGCACGGTGCCGTCCAAAGTGGACATCGCCCGAATCAAGAGCAGCAATCTGGTGGTGCGCAGCCATCCGGAGTTCAACGGTGCGCTGGTGGTCGATGCAATCATTTACAACCGTGCGACGTTCTCCCAGCCATTTCCATTGTTGGAGCTGCGCTTCGCCGACCTCAACGGCCACCTGATCGCCAGTCGTCGCTTCAAACCCGGCGAATACCTGAGAGGAGACCTCGAAGGCCTGGCGGAAATGCCGCCGCAGACGCCGATCCACATCGCGCTGGATATTCTCGATCCAGGCCCGAAAGCGGTGAATTACAGCCTGAGTTTCCACTCGCCCGAGTGA
- the dusB gene encoding tRNA dihydrouridine synthase DusB, with translation MSAVRIGPYTLQNGLILAPMAGVTDQPFRQLCKRLGAGLVVSEMVTSDMSLWNTRKSRMRMIHEGDPEPRSVQIAGGDAQMLADAARANVELGAQIIDINMGCPAKKVCNKAAGSALLKDEALVTEILQAVVAAVDVPVTLKIRTGWDRDNKNGLTVAKIAEQAGISALAVHGRTRADLYKGEAEYDTIAAIKQAVSIPVFANGDIDSPEKARYVLDATGADGLLVGRAAQGRPWIFREIEHFLRTGEKLPAPELIEVERILLEHLAALHAFYGDVMGVRIARKHVGWYLATLPGAREFRAHFNRLDGTETQCANVREFFAERYKSLTGDEEGVAA, from the coding sequence ATGTCGGCGGTACGCATCGGCCCATACACATTGCAGAACGGCTTGATTCTCGCCCCGATGGCGGGCGTCACCGATCAGCCCTTTCGTCAGCTGTGCAAGCGTTTGGGCGCAGGGCTTGTAGTCTCGGAAATGGTCACCAGTGACATGAGCCTGTGGAACACCCGCAAGTCGCGCATGCGCATGATCCACGAAGGCGATCCCGAGCCACGCTCGGTACAGATTGCCGGTGGTGATGCACAGATGCTGGCGGATGCAGCCCGGGCCAACGTCGAACTGGGCGCACAGATTATTGATATCAACATGGGTTGCCCGGCAAAGAAGGTCTGCAACAAGGCCGCCGGTTCCGCGTTGTTGAAAGATGAAGCACTGGTCACCGAGATCCTGCAGGCCGTTGTGGCTGCGGTTGATGTGCCGGTCACCCTGAAGATCCGCACCGGTTGGGATCGCGACAACAAGAACGGTCTGACCGTGGCGAAGATCGCCGAGCAGGCCGGGATCTCCGCGCTGGCAGTGCATGGCCGCACGCGCGCCGATCTGTACAAGGGTGAAGCCGAGTACGACACGATTGCCGCGATCAAGCAGGCGGTGTCGATCCCGGTGTTTGCCAATGGCGATATCGATTCGCCGGAAAAGGCCCGTTACGTGCTTGACGCAACCGGTGCCGATGGCCTGTTGGTAGGCCGCGCCGCCCAAGGGCGGCCATGGATTTTTCGCGAGATCGAACACTTCCTGCGTACCGGCGAGAAATTGCCGGCGCCGGAGCTGATCGAGGTGGAACGCATACTGCTAGAGCATCTGGCCGCCCTTCACGCTTTCTATGGGGATGTGATGGGTGTGCGCATTGCGCGCAAGCATGTGGGCTGGTATCTCGCAACCTTGCCGGGCGCCAGGGAGTTTCGCGCCCACTTCAATCGTTTGGATGGTACGGAAACACAATGCGCCAACGTTCGGGAGTTCTTCGCCGAGCGTTACAAGAGCCTGACAGGGGACGAAGAAGGGGTGGCCGCATGA
- the fis gene encoding DNA-binding transcriptional regulator Fis: MTMMTETLVSGTTPVSDNVNLKQHLNTPSEEGQTLRGSVEKALHNYFAHLEGASVTDVYNLVLSEVEAPLLESVMNYVKGNQTKASELLGLNRGTLRKKLKQYDLL; the protein is encoded by the coding sequence ATGACGATGATGACCGAGACTTTAGTGAGTGGAACAACACCCGTGAGCGACAACGTGAATTTGAAACAGCACCTCAATACCCCGAGCGAAGAAGGTCAGACCCTTCGCGGGAGTGTCGAGAAGGCGCTGCACAATTATTTCGCCCACCTTGAGGGCGCGTCCGTCACGGATGTGTACAACCTGGTGCTCTCCGAAGTCGAGGCTCCCCTGCTCGAAAGCGTGATGAACTACGTCAAGGGCAACCAGACCAAGGCCAGTGAGCTGCTGGGACTTAACCGCGGCACGCTGCGCAAGAAACTCAAGCAGTACGATCTGCTGTAA